A single Xylanimonas cellulosilytica DSM 15894 DNA region contains:
- a CDS encoding BMP family lipoprotein, translated as MKRATKFAALAGATALLLSACGQAPDENGATGDGENVDFKACMVSDEGGWDDQSFNQSGHEGLMRAADELGVTPIAVESQAETDFGPNVDNLVQQGCNLIIGVGFKLEEAIQEAAEANPDINFALIDSSFTDEDFNPVTIDNAKPILFNTSEAAFLAGFLAAGMTETGTVATFGGLQIPSVSIFMDGFYDGVQQFNEDNDADVTVLGWDKAAQTGSFTGDFSNQANGQNLTQGFIDQGADIIMPVAGPVGLGAAAAASDAGKRLIWVDADGFLTTEHGDLMITSVMKQIGAAVFDVIDAAAAGNFSPEPYVGTLENEGVGLAPFHDFEGEVPAELVEQLDAYKAKIISGELVIESPSSPK; from the coding sequence GTGAAGAGAGCGACCAAGTTCGCTGCGCTCGCGGGCGCTACCGCGCTGCTGCTCAGCGCGTGCGGGCAGGCCCCCGACGAGAACGGCGCCACCGGCGACGGCGAGAACGTCGACTTCAAGGCCTGCATGGTCTCGGACGAGGGCGGCTGGGACGACCAGTCGTTCAACCAGTCCGGCCACGAGGGCCTGATGCGGGCAGCGGACGAGCTCGGTGTCACGCCGATCGCCGTCGAGTCGCAGGCCGAGACGGACTTCGGCCCGAACGTCGACAACCTCGTCCAGCAGGGGTGCAACCTCATCATCGGCGTCGGGTTCAAGCTCGAGGAGGCCATCCAGGAGGCCGCCGAGGCGAACCCGGACATCAACTTCGCGCTGATCGACTCGTCCTTCACCGACGAGGACTTCAACCCGGTCACGATCGACAACGCCAAGCCGATCCTGTTCAACACCTCCGAGGCGGCGTTCCTCGCCGGCTTCCTCGCCGCGGGCATGACTGAGACCGGCACCGTCGCCACCTTCGGCGGCCTGCAGATCCCGTCGGTCTCGATCTTCATGGACGGCTTCTACGACGGCGTCCAGCAGTTCAACGAGGACAACGACGCCGACGTCACGGTGCTCGGCTGGGACAAGGCGGCTCAGACCGGCTCGTTCACCGGCGACTTCTCGAACCAGGCCAACGGCCAGAACCTCACCCAGGGCTTCATCGACCAGGGTGCCGACATCATCATGCCGGTCGCCGGTCCGGTCGGCCTCGGTGCCGCCGCTGCCGCCTCCGACGCGGGCAAGCGGCTCATCTGGGTCGACGCCGACGGGTTCCTCACCACCGAGCACGGCGACCTCATGATCACCTCGGTGATGAAGCAGATCGGTGCCGCCGTGTTCGACGTCATCGACGCCGCCGCGGCCGGCAACTTCTCGCCGGAGCCGTACGTCGGCACGCTGGAGAACGAGGGCGTCGGGCTCGCGCCGTTCCACGACTTCGAGGGCGAGGTGCCCGCGGAGCTGGTCGAGCAGCTCGACGCCTACAAGGCGAAGATCATCTCGGGCGAGCTCGTCATCGAG
- a CDS encoding amidohydrolase, producing MTRSETARPDVARPDARPAGTGATAALVERTAQALDAELVAFRRDLHAHPEVSRAEVRTTAVVVDRLRAAGLDPRPLLVTGAFCDVGPERGPDGERLPRLGLRADLDALPVEDRCECEWRSTAPNVAHACGHDLHTTVVLGAGLVLADLHERGLLARPVRLIFQPAEEVQPGGAHDVLGQGVLDGVDRVVALHAEPKLDVGQIGTRIGPITSASDTVSVTITSAGGHTSRPHLTGDVVYALGQVITQVPAVLGRRLDPRSGVNLTWGSVHAGGVPNAIPSAGTVSGTLRCLDVRAWERAGQVLHDAVEQVVAPYDVEVTVHHQRGVPPVDNDEAVTGELEAAARAVVGPSGVVLTEQSLGGEDFAWYLTKVPGAMARLGTGTPGGRRYDLHQGDLTIDERAIGVGVRLLAGLAAGVLHEPD from the coding sequence GTGACCCGATCCGAGACGGCCCGGCCGGACGTGGCACGGCCGGACGCACGACCCGCGGGGACCGGCGCGACCGCCGCGCTCGTCGAACGCACCGCGCAGGCGCTCGACGCCGAGCTGGTGGCCTTCCGCCGCGACCTGCACGCCCACCCGGAGGTCTCCCGCGCCGAGGTGCGCACGACGGCGGTGGTCGTCGACCGGCTGCGCGCCGCTGGGCTCGACCCGCGACCCCTGCTGGTCACCGGCGCCTTCTGCGACGTCGGCCCCGAGCGCGGGCCCGACGGCGAACGGCTGCCGCGGCTGGGACTGCGCGCCGACCTGGACGCGCTGCCCGTCGAGGACCGGTGCGAGTGCGAGTGGCGCTCGACGGCGCCGAACGTCGCGCACGCCTGCGGGCACGACCTGCACACCACCGTCGTGCTCGGTGCGGGCCTGGTGCTCGCGGACCTGCACGAGCGCGGGCTGCTCGCCCGCCCCGTGCGCCTGATCTTCCAGCCGGCCGAGGAGGTGCAGCCGGGCGGCGCGCACGACGTGCTCGGCCAGGGCGTGCTCGACGGCGTCGACCGCGTGGTCGCGCTGCACGCCGAGCCCAAGCTCGACGTCGGGCAGATCGGCACCCGGATCGGGCCGATCACCTCGGCGTCCGACACGGTGTCCGTCACGATCACCTCCGCAGGCGGCCACACCTCCCGCCCGCACCTGACCGGCGACGTCGTCTACGCCCTCGGGCAGGTCATCACCCAGGTCCCGGCCGTGCTGGGCCGGCGGCTCGACCCCCGCTCCGGCGTCAACCTCACGTGGGGCTCGGTGCACGCCGGCGGCGTCCCCAACGCCATCCCGTCGGCCGGCACCGTCTCCGGGACGCTGCGCTGCCTCGACGTGCGCGCCTGGGAGCGCGCCGGCCAGGTGCTGCACGACGCCGTCGAGCAGGTCGTGGCGCCCTACGACGTCGAGGTGACCGTGCACCACCAGCGCGGCGTCCCGCCGGTCGACAACGACGAAGCCGTCACGGGCGAGCTCGAGGCGGCCGCCCGCGCCGTCGTCGGCCCTTCTGGGGTCGTGCTCACCGAGCAGTCCCTCGGCGGGGAGGACTTCGCCTGGTACCTGACCAAGGTGCCGGGCGCCATGGCGCGGCTCGGCACCGGCACCCCCGGCGGGCGCCGCTACGACCTCCACCAGGGCGACCTGACGATCGACGAACGCGCCATCGGCGTCGGCGTCCGGCTGCTCGCCGGGCTGGCCGCCGGGGTGCTCCACGAGCCCGACTGA